The sequence TGCGTGCCCGTGGTGCCAAGGCGACGGATATCGTGATTCTGGTGGTGGCGGCTGACGATGGTGTGATGCCGCAGACCAAGGAAGCCATTGCCCACGCGAAAGCGGGTGGTGTGCCGCTGGTCGTGGCGATCAACAAGATCGACAAGCCCGATGCGAACCTGGATCGGGTGAAGCAGGAACTGGTCGCAGAAGGCGTGGTGCCGGAAGAGTACGGTGGCGATTCGCCGTTTGTCCCGGTCTCTGCAAAAACGGGTGCTGGTATTGATGACCTGCTCGAACAAGTTCTGCTGCAAGCCGAAGTGCTTGAACTGAAGGCACCGGTCGAGGCGTCAGCCAAGGGCCTCGTGATCGAAGCCAAGCTTGATAAGGGTAAGGGTCCGGTAGCAACGATCCTGGTTCAGTCGGGTACGCTCAATCGCGGCGATGTTGTGCTGGCAGGCAGTGCTTATGGCCGCGTGCGTGCCATGCTCGATGAAACAGGCAAGCCGGCCAAATCGGCTGGGCCGTCGATTCCGGTTGAAATTCAGGGGCTGTCCGAAGTTCCGGCCGCAGGCGAAGAAGTCATCGTCATGCCGGACGAGCGCAAAGCACGCGAAATCGCGCTTTTCCGCCAGGGCAAGTTCCGCGATGTCAAGCTGGCCAAGCAGCAGGCAGCCAAGCTCGAAACCATGCTGGAGCAAATGGGTGAAGGCGAGGTGCAATACCTGCCGCTCATCGTCAAGGCAGACGTGCAGGGTTCGCAGGAAGCGCTGGTTCAGGCCTTGCTCAAACTCTCCACCGATGAAGTTCGCGTGCAGGTCGTGCATGGCGCGGTGGGTGGCATTAGCGAAAGCGATGTGAATCTGGCTACAGCGTCCAAGGCGGTCATCATTGGCTTTAACACCCGTGCTGATGCACAGGCGCGTAAGCTGGCCGAAACCAATGGCATCGACATTCGTTACTACAACATCATTTACGACGCAGTAGATGAAGTGAAGGCGGCGATGTCCGGCATGCTGGCACCAGAGAAGCGCGAAATCATAACCGGCATGGTTGAGGTTCGTCAGGTCTTCAAGGTGCCGAAGATTGGTGCTGTCGCGGGTTGTATGGTGACGGACGGCTTCGTCAAACGTTCTTCTTCGGTACGTGTGCTGCGTAATAACGTGGTGATTCATACCGGTGAGCTTGATTCGCTCAAGCGCTTCAAGGACGACGTGAAAGAAGTGCGTCAGGGCTTTGAGTGCGGGATGTCGGTCAAGAACTTTAACGAGATTCAGGAAGGCGACCAGTTCGAAGTGTTCGAGGTCACCGAAGTCGCGCGCTCGCTGTAATTCAGGCGCGATGCTTCAGGAGCGGGGCGGGCGTTTTAAGCCCGCTCCGCTCTTTGTTTTTGTGCTGAGCTGGCATCTTGCGGCCTCAGCCCCTTTTGTTATCAGATTGTCCGGACGACACCGGATCACGGATTCACCATGGCCAAGAAACGTACTTCCCCCAACCGCAATGTGCAAATTGCCGACCAGATTCAACGTGACCTGTCGGAGCTGCTACGCGAGGTTAAAGACCCGCGCATCGGTCTCGTGACGTTTCAAAGTGTCGAGCTGACCCCCGACTATGCGCACGCCAAGGTTTATTTCACGACCTTGACGGGCGACCCGCAGCAAACCCAGGACGCGCTGAATCATGCGGCGGGCCATCTGCACAACCTGTTGTTCAAGCGCTTGCATATCCATACCGTGCCGACGCTGCATTTCCATTTCGACCAGACTATCGAGCGCGCAGTAGAAATGTCGCGCCTGATTGACGAGGCGGTCGCTAATCGTGCGAAAGACGACTGAGCTTGCTCATGTCCATCTTTACTCGCTGGTTCGCCTGTTTTTTGCCCGATGGTTTCTGACATGAATTCTTCCCAGCGTCCTCGCGTGCCGCGTCGCGTGCTTGATGGTGTACTGCTGCTCGACAAGCCGCTTGGTCTGTCGAGTAACGACGCGCTGATTCGGGCCAAACGTATTTATCAGGCCAAAAAAGCTGGCCATACCGGCACGCTTGATCCGCTGGCCACGGGTTTGCTGCCATTGTGTTTTGGTGAAGCGACCAAGTTTTCGCAGGATTTGCTCGAAGCGGACAAAACCTATGAGGCGACGATGCGCCTCGGCATTCGCACCACAACAGGGGATGCCGAAGGCGAGCCAAGCGAAATCCGTCCCGTTACCTGCGACCTGCCAGCCATTGAACAAGCACTAGCCGGTTTTCTGGGTGACATCGTGCAGGTGCCACCGATGTATTCGGCGCTCAAACGCGATGGCAAGCCTTTATACGAGTACGCCCGGGCGGGGCAGGTCGTTGAGCGCGAAGGGCGTCAGGTGACAATCCATGCACTCGATTTGTTGAGCTGTTCATTGCCGGATGTGAGCTTTCGCGTGGTGTGCAGCAAAGGGACTTATGTGCGGACTCTGGCTGAGGATCTTGGCGAGGTGCTCGGGTGCGGTGCTCACCTGGTGGGATTACGCCGCACGGCTGTTGGGGTTTTGACGCTCGAACACGCAGTGACGCTGGATGCGCTGTCGGCCGTGACCGAGGCCGAGCGCGATGCCTGGTTGCAGCCGGTGGATGCGTTGCTTTCGACATTTCCCGCTGTGCGGCTGGATGACGAGGCTGCACGCCGGTTTTTGCATGGGCAGCGCTTGAAGGTATCTGAGGTTGCGCTGGCCGATGACGCGGTGAACGCATCACGGGTTCGCATTTATAACGCTGAAGGACGTTTGCTGGGCGTGGCCAGGGTGGGCGATGGCGTTGTTGCACCAGAACGGCTGGTGGTGACTGCGGGGATGTGAATCCAGGTTTCTGCGCGTGATTGTCAAAAAGCCTGCGGTGCAATTTTTGCACCGCAGGCTTTTTTCTGGCATCCGGCATTGGCAACGCCGTTGGCAAATAGCACAACAACAGCATTACCCCGAACCCGCCACGCCGGATCAGAACCCGCGCTCAGTGCGCGGCTGCCGCAGCGGCTCCGGCATCGCCTCCTGATGAACGCTCAGGCTTGGTAATCCAGATCAAGGCAATCAGCGCGACGAAAATGCCCGCCGAAACATAGAACAGGTCATTTACGCCTAACTGCGCGGCCTGCTGCGTCACCATGTTGTTGAACAGGCCATATGCCTCGGCCTGGTTCAGGCCCACGCTATTCATTTGCTGTATCGAATGATTGAACACCGGGTTATAGACGCTGGCCTGCTCGGACAATTGCGCGTGATGCATGATGGTCCGGTGATCCCAGGCAGTCTGAAAGACCGACGTGCCAATCCCGCCACACATGATCCGCACGAAGTTCGACAGCCCTGATGCTGCGGGAATCCGGTTGCCAGGCAACCCGGAAAGCGTGATCGACACAAGTGGAATAAAGAACCCAGCCATGCCAATGCCCTGAATCAGGGTGGGCAATATCAGCGCGTATTCGTCGACCCCAGTGGTGTAGCGCGAACGCATCCAGAAGCACAGCGCGAAAATCAGAAACGAGGCCGTGGCGATAAAGCGCGGATCGGTGCGCGGCAGAATTTTTCCAGTGAGCGGCGACAACATGATGGCGAACAGGCCTACGGGAGCAAGCATCAGTCCGGCATCGGTCGCGGTGTAACCAATATTGGTTTGCAGCCATAGCGGCAGCAGCACCAGATTGCCGAAATACAAGCCATAGCCGACGGCGAGCGCGATCGTGCCACCGGTGAAGTTGCGTTGCTTGAATAGCGACAGGTCAACCACCGGATGCTCTGCAGTGAGCTCCCAAATGATGAAGAACGCCAGCGCGATAGCGGCCACCACGCCAAGCACAATGATCGTGGTCGAGGCGAACCAGTCGAGGTCTTTGCCCTTGTCCAGCATGATTTGCAGTGCACCCACCCAGACCACCAGCAAGCCAAGGCCGACGCCATCAATCGGTGCTCTCTTTTTCACTGAATCGCGGTGGCGGAAGATGACCCAGGTGGCCAGTGCCGCGGCGATGCCGACCGGGATGTTGACGTAGAAGATCCATGGCCATGAGATGTTGTCCGAGATCCAGCCACCCAGAATGGGGCCCGCAACCGGTGCGATCAGCGTGGTCATGGACCACATCGACAAGGCCATCGGCGCTTTCGCGCGGGGGTAGCTGGCAAGCAAAAGTGTCTGTGACAGGGGAATCATCGGGCCGGCTACCGCACCTTGCAGCACTCGCGCCGCGAGCAAAAAAGGCAGTGTCGGAGCGAGCCCGCATAACCACGACGAAATCACAAACAAAATGATCGACGCCATGAACAGACGGACCTGGCCGATGCGATCCGTGAGCCAGCCGGTAAGCGGTACTGAGATTGCATTGGCGACTGCGAACGAGGTAATGACCCACGTCCCCTGATCTGCCGAGACGCCCAGATCACCTGAAATAGACGGGATTGAGACGTTGGCAATGGATGTGTCCAGCACATTCATGAAAACCGCGAGCGACACCGCGATAGTGCCGATCACCAGTTGTGCACCTTCCAGTGGCGGGTGAGGGAGCGCTGTTTGCGCCTGAGCCTGAGCCATAAAAAACCTTGCGTTAATTCGGGTGGTGCAGGGGCTTACATCATGGCGGCGGCATGGGTGTCATGGGCCGCGGATGGTTTTTGCCGGTTGCTGCCTGAGGCGCCCTGGGCTGCCTGTGGCGCAGTTGCCGTAGCACCTGCACTGACATTCGTTCCTGCATTGGCCGCGATCACACGGGCGATTTCGGCATCGGCTTCATGGCCGTACTGGTCGAATACGCTGGTTTGATACACCGTGTTTGGCGCGTCACCAAGCTGGCCGCCTTCGCTGTCCTTGATGTTGACATCGGCTTGCATGGACAGGCCTATCCGGAGCGGATGCTGTTCCAGCTGTTTAGGGTCAAGCGCAATGCGCACGGGCAAGCGCTGGACCACCTTGATCCAGTTACCGGTCGCGTTCTGTGCGGGCAGCAGTGAGAACGCCGAGCCAGTGCCTGCTGAGAAACCCACCACCTTGCCCTGATATTTCACCGATGAGCCATAGACGTCCGCCGTGAGTTCGACCGGCTGACCAATCCGCATGTGCTTGAGCTGGACTTCTTTGAAATTGGCATCAACCCAGACGGCGTTCAACGGCACGATCGCCATCAGCGGGTTGCCCGGAGCGACACGCTGGCCAACTTGCACCGAGCGTTTCGCCACATAGCCCGTGACCGGCGCTGGCAAGGTATTGCGCGCATGGGCCAGATAGGCGTCGCGCACCTTGGCGGCAGCCGCCTGCACGTTGGGATGGCTGGTGATGGTGGTGTTCGCTGTCAGCGCGCGATTTGACGCGAGTTGCTGGCGTGCGGCGTCGAGTGCGGCCTGGGCGCTGCGCACGGCATCGCGCGCATGGGAGATTTCTTCTTGCGACACCGCGCCGGTCTGGGCCACGGTCATGCGCCGGCGCAAATCGTCCTGGGCCCGCGACAGATCAGCCTGGCGCACCGCCATCTGAGCTTGATACTGGTTGTCGTCGGCGAACAGGCCACGCACCTGGCGGACGGTTTGTGCGAGGTTGGCTTCGGCTTGCTCCAGCGCCACGCGGGCATCGGCTGGATCGAGCTTCACCAGCGGATCTCCGGCCTTGACCGTTTGCGTATCGTCGGCATTCACCGCGATGACGGTGCCTGTGACTTGCGGTGTGATCTGCACTACATTGCCGTTGACGTAGGCGTCATCGGTTTCTTCGTGAAAGCGTGCGACGAGGAAGTAATACAGGCCATAGATCACGGCAACGATCAGGATCACGATGGCAAGCAGCGTCATCATGCGCCGGCGTTTGCCGTTATTTGCCGTTGGCGTGCTGGCAGTGGGCTGTGAAGGGGTGCTCATGGATGTGCTCCGAGTTCTTTCAGATGACGTCGTTTATTCAGAAGGGCCGAAGGCGATTCAGTTTGCTGGTTGCGTGGGCGAGGTGGCCGTGGTGCTCACGGTAGCCGTCGTTTCGGCTGGCGGCTGTGCGAGGTTGAGCGCTGTTGCGTCGAAACCGCCGCCCAATGCCTTGATGAGGCCGATCTGCAAGTCGCGGCGTTTCATCTTCAGGTTGGTAACGGTTTCTTCTGCGGCGAGACGGCTCTGGTCTGCGGACAGCACTTGTAATTGCGGTGACAGCCCCGCCTTGTAGCGCACTACGGCTAG is a genomic window of Paraburkholderia bonniea containing:
- a CDS encoding DHA2 family efflux MFS transporter permease subunit, yielding MAQAQAQTALPHPPLEGAQLVIGTIAVSLAVFMNVLDTSIANVSIPSISGDLGVSADQGTWVITSFAVANAISVPLTGWLTDRIGQVRLFMASIILFVISSWLCGLAPTLPFLLAARVLQGAVAGPMIPLSQTLLLASYPRAKAPMALSMWSMTTLIAPVAGPILGGWISDNISWPWIFYVNIPVGIAAALATWVIFRHRDSVKKRAPIDGVGLGLLVVWVGALQIMLDKGKDLDWFASTTIIVLGVVAAIALAFFIIWELTAEHPVVDLSLFKQRNFTGGTIALAVGYGLYFGNLVLLPLWLQTNIGYTATDAGLMLAPVGLFAIMLSPLTGKILPRTDPRFIATASFLIFALCFWMRSRYTTGVDEYALILPTLIQGIGMAGFFIPLVSITLSGLPGNRIPAASGLSNFVRIMCGGIGTSVFQTAWDHRTIMHHAQLSEQASVYNPVFNHSIQQMNSVGLNQAEAYGLFNNMVTQQAAQLGVNDLFYVSAGIFVALIALIWITKPERSSGGDAGAAAAAAH
- the rbfA gene encoding 30S ribosome-binding factor RbfA; amino-acid sequence: MAKKRTSPNRNVQIADQIQRDLSELLREVKDPRIGLVTFQSVELTPDYAHAKVYFTTLTGDPQQTQDALNHAAGHLHNLLFKRLHIHTVPTLHFHFDQTIERAVEMSRLIDEAVANRAKDD
- a CDS encoding EmrA/EmrK family multidrug efflux transporter periplasmic adaptor subunit, with amino-acid sequence MSTPSQPTASTPTANNGKRRRMMTLLAIVILIVAVIYGLYYFLVARFHEETDDAYVNGNVVQITPQVTGTVIAVNADDTQTVKAGDPLVKLDPADARVALEQAEANLAQTVRQVRGLFADDNQYQAQMAVRQADLSRAQDDLRRRMTVAQTGAVSQEEISHARDAVRSAQAALDAARQQLASNRALTANTTITSHPNVQAAAAKVRDAYLAHARNTLPAPVTGYVAKRSVQVGQRVAPGNPLMAIVPLNAVWVDANFKEVQLKHMRIGQPVELTADVYGSSVKYQGKVVGFSAGTGSAFSLLPAQNATGNWIKVVQRLPVRIALDPKQLEQHPLRIGLSMQADVNIKDSEGGQLGDAPNTVYQTSVFDQYGHEADAEIARVIAANAGTNVSAGATATAPQAAQGASGSNRQKPSAAHDTHAAAMM
- the truB gene encoding tRNA pseudouridine(55) synthase TruB, whose product is MNSSQRPRVPRRVLDGVLLLDKPLGLSSNDALIRAKRIYQAKKAGHTGTLDPLATGLLPLCFGEATKFSQDLLEADKTYEATMRLGIRTTTGDAEGEPSEIRPVTCDLPAIEQALAGFLGDIVQVPPMYSALKRDGKPLYEYARAGQVVEREGRQVTIHALDLLSCSLPDVSFRVVCSKGTYVRTLAEDLGEVLGCGAHLVGLRRTAVGVLTLEHAVTLDALSAVTEAERDAWLQPVDALLSTFPAVRLDDEAARRFLHGQRLKVSEVALADDAVNASRVRIYNAEGRLLGVARVGDGVVAPERLVVTAGM